The proteins below are encoded in one region of Salmo salar chromosome ssa02, Ssal_v3.1, whole genome shotgun sequence:
- the LOC123730959 gene encoding uncharacterized protein, with amino-acid sequence MKILRVVSCCLLSDSPPLDSPSTAHSQSAGLMVWTSAGLVVMVTVLGLVLLLFYRQRRGTRRTPPPPVSSNIQPDRTGEVDCIYEDIRKADRHTDTLPVVISSVYSTVNSLTNSTIYPACQDPTTYTADQASTTHPADEATGLPHCDIYANTSCCKDDIRCTPLYSPATQNNGGL; translated from the exons ATGAAGATACTTCGTGTTGtctcctgctgtctcctctcag atTCTCCTCCATTGGACTCTCCAagtacagcacatagtcagagtGCTG GTCTGATGGTGTGGACCAGTGCTGGTCTGGTAGTCATGGTGACAGTGTTAGGACTGGTCCTGCTCCTGTtctacagacagaggagaggaaccaggagaacaccaccaccaccagtctcctcCAACATTCAACCTGACCGTACTGGAGAG GTTGACTGTATATATGAGGATATCAGAaaggcagacagacatacagacacactccCTGTGGTCATCTCTTCAGTCTACTCTACTGTCAACTCACTTACCAACTCTACAATCTACCCTGCTTGCCAAGACCCGACAACCTACACTGCTGACCAGGCCTCTACAACCCACCCTGCTGACGAAGCCACCGGTCTCCCACACTGTGACATCTATGCTAACACTAGCTGCTGCAAAGATGATATAAGATGCACTCCACTCTACAGCCCAGCTACCCAGAATAATGGAGGACTATAG